In the Primulina eburnea isolate SZY01 chromosome 15, ASM2296580v1, whole genome shotgun sequence genome, tTCTAATCACTAACTGATTGtttttcgtgcaatcagtttgGTCTTGTAATTATTAGTTCACCTAGATAAAGTCCGATTTAGCCCAACTGTCGTAAATACGTCCCAATTTGGGTTTTATGTTCAATAGTTTTGATGGTTTATCATTTGAATTACTGAGTTAATGGAATATAATCAAAACATGGAAACTTGTCAGATTTTTTTTCAGCAAATTTAAATGAGATCACTTGAGAACTATGACCAAACAGTTGGCCCAACAGGAATGAAAATGCCAAAATCTAAACtaaaattaaaagtattttGAGATTAGAAATTAaaagtttgaatttttttaaaaataaaaatagcttGCAATAACGTGCGCCATTGATTCAAATCTCCCTGAGAGGagtgaaaaagtaaaaacaaaAAGGAAAGGAGAATTATTAGAAGAATAAGACTACAATAACGCACCATTAAAGGGTAAGGAAAGCCCATTACAGTTACTTTGTTCGAAGACGATGCAGTAGAAACTCTGCACAAAGATGCTAGAAAGCCCGCAAAGAGAGATCAATTTATGACAGTAATCCTCATACAACAAATAACTCCAAAGTCACTTTTTCGACGACCCGAAGCCCCCAAATCCCATCATAGCTGCGATATCAGGGTCTATCTCAGGTTCCTCCTCTACTCCTTTGTCTTTCTGAATAAGGGATTTTGATAAACAAATAGTGATTATAATAGGGTGGATAATCATACCAGAAGTAACAAGAGTGAGACTGAGCACCAACctttttctctttctttttctctctttttaggCGCTTTCTTTCATCCTCATCTTGCTGTTGTTTCAGGATTCTCTcatcaaaatctgaaatgagAACAGTCAAGAGTGTACTATAAAAGTCAGGCACAGCAAACACAAGCACAAGCAACTGTCAACTGTGTGTGACAGGAAAAGTCACATACATGTTCAACCACGAAAATGGTCTTGAAAATCGGCCATAAATACTATGAAGCCTATATGTATCAGAATGATCCTAAATACACACCACACTCATCCAATACAGGTCGACACAAATATCAATGCGATAACAAAAATATAACACCATTGGCTAACGGAAAATTAAAGACAATACCAAAGGCATTCAACTCAAACCTTCTTATCAGGACGGAGGTGCTATTTCCTTGATTTTCACACACATTCTAGGTATAAAGGGCCCATTGGCAAAAAGAGAATCAATACCTCAATATGATGTGTGAATATTGATAACAATGTTAAAGAGATTTATATTACTTCCATACAAGAATCGTCAATTGAATTGTTTTGTTGCCTGATTTGTGGGGTCGCAATTGCTGAAATTAGAATATTTGGGAACTCATATCAAGCCCATAAAGAAGATGCAATTCCGATAATGAAAGAAATGGACTGAATCATCTATCTGCTTCACGGAACTTCGTACATGATGACCTCACACTTTTCAATTGATACTGGCAACATAGATGTCGCAAATAGGACACCCCTACAACTTTTCCCAAGTTGACTGATTTTTTTATAAAGGATCTCTAAAAGATGCAATGCACTTACATACATATTTCAACTATCAGATAATATGGCAGTGGCATACATATCTTCACATTGTGGGGTCAAAATGGAAAATACGAAACCAAGCCCAGTCACATAACACGTAATCCATGTGATGAAATATCAGATGATGGGTGCTGATCTTTCACAAAAATTTCAGCCGTAGCACGAATGTATAAACATATTTTACCAAAATACCCCTCGCCAAATACGAAGAGACCAAACCTTATGAGTACAGCATAGGTTTTCATTCTAATTATCAGATATACATTGTTGGAAGGTTATATCAACCAGAGTACAAGATAATTCAAGGTTATATCAGCCAGAGTACAAGATAACATGAATTATCAGTAATCTACCCCACAAACCAAACATCATACTAAGAACAGTCTTTAATCGTTATCAACTCAAAATTATCACTGAATTTATCTATCACATAATCCAATCACCTCAACCAATAGTGTTCCAAGAgcgaaaaaatattaattatccaAAGGGATATGTATATTCTAAATCGGTTCGGTCGACCCTACCCTTGTGGGCAGTCCAACGGCTCAGATTTTtccgagtcaattttttttttccacatGGAGGTGGGCCCAAatcactcatgtggagtgatCCGGGCCGTTCATTGCCCGTGCAGGCGCTGAAACAAACCTTCTAAATCTGGGACATATTATACTAATTGAACCCTTTCATTCTAAGTCTTACCCTGCTCTGAAAACACTCCAGTATCTTTCCGCTTTTTGAGAACTTCAAACCGCTCCTGGACCTGTTTACCAAGGAATATTAAAACATATACGGTCAGTCGCACAAGAAATATAGTTATAAGACAATTATTATGTGATAGGTTCAGAATTTCCATTTTCGGGCATGGAATAGACACTGTGCCGGTAACTGGCTCATTTAAGAAGCATGGGAAAAAAGATTTCAAGATACTCATGTCTTGAACTTCTGCAGAATGCAGGGATCAAAACATGAACATTTGTTTTAACCATCAGCGCTAGAAAAGGTCCTTTGTTTCAACATATTGCAGCACACCTTGTAGTCCATCACGATGCATTTCAATTGATGATAAATCAggttaaaaatatcatatataaaagcaACAACAAAAAGGCAATTATTGAAATTGTCGACCACAATAAATCGTTCAAACACTCTTTATTACCCCCCAAAAAATTTATTGCATGGGCTACTTGTAGAACTATTACAGTTCTCTAATTACATATCTATCCATGAATAAAACAGTTCAAATATGAGATTGGGGTAATGTAGTTAACTTAAAAGTTCCACGGAAGGGGGTCGATCCTACCCTCCAGAAACAAAAAGAGTTGAGAAACAACCTAACACTCTTCCTATTAAAACCATAGAGTCTTCATGCCTTGACTGTTCTACAAACGGCCATatgaacaaacaaacaaaagtGTGATTTGTCTCAGAATGCACGTAGACCATTATAATGCAGTATCTACACCATTTTGTCACTGAAAGTATAGCATGTTGGTATTTGAAAAATGGGGTTCAAGTTACACGGTCTTGATCATCACTCATAAATTGGCTCAAATTGACAACACATAGGTTAAAAGCAATAGCGCAGAACATCGAAATCATTTAATGGATAACCTAGAAAAAGCAtcaatagataaaaaaaattcaaggctCCTACTTGCTCTAAAGTCGCTCTTTCAGCCCGCATAGACATACCCAATGCTCGTTGATCTAAGAAAAAGAATACAAAAATATGTCAGTAATCATAAATCACAGCAGATGAAGTCTAAAAACACAAATCTTATCGTAAATTAGAAGAAGGCatacgcttctttccatttatATGATCCAAGTAGTTTGCAGAATCTTTTACTACACATTCACAAACTGAGCAAAAGTATCCCGCCTGAAAGAAAAATGATTAAGTTATGGggtaaaacaaaaattaaactGAAGAGCACGGAAAATTTAAGTCTACATCAAAATTTTTCAGAAGATTGAATCAACAAACTGGGGCAAACAAATTTACAAATATCAAGAAGCAGATTGCTAAAAATAAGATTTCATTACATAAACATTTAGATGAacgtaaaaaaaaatcaattatcaaTCTTATCGGAAAATTTCACAGTTTCTTTATGATAAATGAGGACTAAAAGAAATAATCAATTTGCATGCAAATGAATTAATCAATTCAACgatagaattgaatatgaaaagATGCTAGCACTCCCAAAAAAATTGAACATGAAAAACTTTTCAGCCCCAAAAAATTTGTCGTGTGAAATGCTTTCATTTCGTGAAGATGACTCGTTCATGAGTCACATGATTCAAAACATTAAGTTGTTAAAAATTTACAGAGGGTCCTAATCCCATGGGAATCCATTCAGTAAATTTCAAGTCGTGTCCCAACACAATCTCGAGAGCTGGAGTCCTTTCTCATTAGATATAAAAGAAGCCAGCATCCATTCAACATTCATTTTAAGTTGCATCACTTTCACATAAACTAGGGAAAATCTGAATGACTTTTACCAGAAAAGACAATACTAACAAAACAATCACAATAAGAGAAATTATGAATAGCTACCTGTTGACTTAGAGGTGCAATGGGCGTCACAACCTGCAAAAACATAAACAACACCGTACATCAAAATATATATCTACTTGCGCATGCTAATATATTGTGCTATTTTCCAATGAAAACTAGGGAAAACCACAAGAAAAGGAGAGAGCGGACTTCAAATATAGGGAAATCAAACTCCATCAAATTAAACTTTCATAACTTTTAACCATAACATGTGTATTCTTCTCCAATAAGATAACGTTAATCAGAAATGGAGAAAGAAGaacaataatataataatatcagtAGTAGTATAAAAGAGTAAAGAAAAATGTGTGATTCCTACGCCTGTTACAGTCAAGCGCACTTCAATCCTGACATTGCCTATTCTTTTACATCACTTCAAATGTATCAACCCCAAAGAAACgtgagattagagtggagaagAAAAGTGAACACTTGAAATGACAGTATAATCATTTAATGAATGGAGACAATTGTTTGTTCAGTTGTCGTAATAGATACTACGGCGTCATTATGGATCCGTTAATAGGGGTTctgtatgatttatttattccgaaaaataaagaaaaaacttTTGCTTTAGGCATGCCAATATTGTGACAGGCAAACAATAAGAAATAAGAACTTTAGGCATTCAAAAATATTCTCCATCTATGTTTTACTATCAGCCACATGATGAACAAAAGTGCCACTGATTTTCAGGAACCAACATTTACAAATCTCACATCCAAAAGTATGCGCACCCCTTATTAGTTATGCATCAGGGAAACAACTGAATCTTGATTCTGACATTAAGAAGAGTAAGAATCTCAAAATACAGAAGTTAACGCTAACCTGGGTCTTTCCCAGGCGTGATTCAAGGTTCACTTCATAATCCCTGTGCTTCAAAGGTTTCCGCTGGACTATGGGGCCCCGTGCTGCGTGAAAGCAACAATCAATccaaaatatcaaattttagaaCAACATACTAACCCTATATATTAACCAGTTTTGTTATTAACACAACAAAGCATGATTGCCCAATAGAAATTGACCAACATACTAACCCAATATATTAACCAGTTTTGTTATTAACACAACAAAGAATGATTGCCCAATAGAAATTGACTTAAGATCAAAACCCATGGATCAACAAATTAGAGAAGGGACCGCAAGAGGGATGTTTGAGCAGCAGCAAGCCCGTCAAAATACTCACGCCCAAGAACATTAAACTGGGAGGATATGCTTCGAGAATCAGGCGAGCACCTGTGTGGACTGAAGATGACATTGTGGGAACACAACCACGTGGTTCAACCTCAACAAAATAACCACCTTATGCAGTCGTGTTTTCTGTTTTCATTTCCTTTTTTGCCAGTAATTTTGGAGATACAAATTGTAAAAGAACACAGGTTTGAGGCATTGAGAAAGA is a window encoding:
- the LOC140814247 gene encoding uncharacterized protein, which encodes MAQSGNVAAGVDNTFRKKFDREEYLQRAREREDKEAQGKAKSKSRGPIVQRKPLKHRDYEVNLESRLGKTQVVTPIAPLSQQAGYFCSVCECVVKDSANYLDHINGKKHQRALGMSMRAERATLEQVQERFEVLKKRKDTGVFSEQDFDERILKQQQDEDERKRLKREKKKEKKKDKGVEEEPEIDPDIAAMMGFGGFGSSKK